In Methanothermococcus thermolithotrophicus DSM 2095, one DNA window encodes the following:
- a CDS encoding AAA domain-containing protein produces MDNILSKYRDRLVNIRRNNKTLNLGKLTKKFFDLSELCEYNFNEGALVDYTISCKEYDLFKIGIFKQSTEENLKRRDNEEKIYKKLRKIDQEADLIKRTSGMHVEYIGYPFIEGKIGDATIKAPLLLFPVDLTTNRKTQIIKLTPQTDMGIQFNKSLVFAIEKYLGQSIDENDQIEIINIIVNKKIDLNQRIAKILEVLSKYILISDELPKATIEKFSDNLNDEKIFRLVDENDQIGIINTKLIKKTDLNQKTAKIMKILSNLNNEKIFRIRNYMILGIFVQFSNAIAKDYEKLMKLDDLGLISYLLNGNSDYEFDGIDIDDISENEKYFISDIDPSQEASIMSIVNSNNKGIVIHGPPGTGKSQTIVNLISQFVKDKKKVLMVCQKKTALDVVKNRLDAVGIKNAVLIEDYARDRNHTLKEMEKIINECDIPNYYNDYELQKINNQIDEKIKELNELKEILGKKYECGLSLFELYSKNKDKNNIVKESKLRNIFLKYKYDEVMDSLSKLEKLLPYAKYGNGIMQLRKNWKDLAYTDKEKIEELLEQLIKLNKTIEHFEIPNYTKKEYNHKLLDEVYNYMQDIQRLIELLNGGKLECQILENKISSFESQLKILDKLIIPDNSQINYNELKQNETYLITYGKYSKQLFVSKFISKLFNSEFRSSEKIVKELENKSNIGFKELYKIYKSLESLDDNFNIPEKLTRTTIENWKEEKLNELLIWKIYYRLKPKFELQELLNNETEILRTLNKLKSFGELHTQYQQNLKVLSGYFNNVETLRNNQMMEILEYVTDEFDDIRYYDTLKDDLKNNAELILFDYLSKYDKDNILNTYYYIWIDNIEKNSKVFRTVKKIDNYEDIKKELNELYSQKFQETKKHLNAVLKNIAPCKEAKNKIPYEANKKRRRKPLKEIIELYENDVLDIIPIWLTTPDVVSAIFPLKKGLFDIVIYDEASQMPMEYALPSLYRAKRFVIAGDEKQLPPTDFFKASFDDDDDEIEGIDELEAKSLLELCKTRCPTALLSYHYRAKYEEIINFSNYAYYNGKIAISPNKHRGRPFEFIKVNGRWENRKNYVEAKKVVEKVYELLNENSEKSIGIITFNSEHRDLIIDELERKASEDDEFRILYEKSLNLKKDNEDMSLFVRNIENVQGDERDIIIFSTAYAKDKDGRLRYNFGPLSRVGGENRLNVAITRAKEKVIIITSIEPDELKVENLKNEGPKLLKKYMQYVKFISNGDYANAEIILNSLCNIEKLNELQFDSPFEEEVYDELTKRGHTAYTQVGCSKYRIDLAIKHPKEDKYILGIECDGATYHSSRSAKERDMYRQKFLEMKGWKIVRIWSRNWWKNREKEIRRIENEIKYT; encoded by the coding sequence ATGGATAATATTCTATCGAAATATAGAGATAGATTAGTAAATATCAGACGAAATAATAAAACACTAAATTTAGGAAAATTGACTAAAAAATTCTTTGACCTATCGGAGCTCTGTGAGTATAACTTCAATGAGGGGGCCTTGGTTGATTACACTATTTCATGTAAAGAATATGATTTATTTAAAATTGGAATATTTAAACAATCGACTGAGGAAAATCTAAAACGAAGGGATAATGAAGAAAAGATTTATAAAAAATTGCGAAAAATCGACCAAGAGGCAGATTTGATAAAAAGGACGAGTGGAATGCATGTGGAATATATTGGATATCCATTTATCGAAGGGAAAATTGGAGATGCAACCATAAAAGCACCGTTATTATTGTTTCCAGTAGATTTAACTACAAATAGAAAGACTCAGATAATTAAATTAACTCCTCAAACTGATATGGGCATTCAATTTAATAAATCATTAGTATTTGCTATTGAAAAATATTTAGGGCAGTCAATAGATGAAAACGACCAAATTGAGATAATAAACATCATAGTTAATAAAAAAATCGATTTAAATCAAAGAATAGCAAAGATTCTAGAGGTATTGTCAAAATATATCCTTATAAGTGATGAATTACCAAAAGCAACCATTGAAAAATTTTCTGATAACTTAAATGATGAGAAAATTTTTAGGTTGGTAGATGAAAACGACCAGATAGGGATAATAAACACCAAGTTAATAAAAAAAACTGATTTAAATCAAAAAACAGCAAAGATTATGAAGATATTATCAAACTTAAATAATGAGAAAATTTTTAGAATAAGAAATTATATGATATTAGGAATTTTCGTTCAATTTTCAAATGCCATTGCAAAAGACTATGAAAAACTTATGAAATTAGATGATTTGGGATTAATTAGTTATTTATTAAACGGTAATTCAGATTATGAATTTGATGGAATAGATATTGACGATATTAGTGAAAATGAAAAATATTTTATATCGGACATTGATCCAAGTCAAGAAGCCAGTATAATGTCAATTGTTAACTCAAATAATAAGGGAATAGTAATACATGGCCCCCCGGGAACTGGGAAATCACAAACAATAGTTAATTTAATAAGTCAGTTTGTGAAGGATAAAAAGAAAGTTTTGATGGTATGTCAAAAAAAGACGGCTCTTGATGTGGTAAAAAATAGGTTAGATGCAGTAGGGATTAAAAATGCAGTATTAATTGAAGATTATGCACGAGATAGAAATCATACACTTAAAGAAATGGAAAAAATTATCAATGAGTGCGATATTCCTAATTATTATAATGATTATGAACTACAAAAAATAAATAACCAAATTGATGAAAAAATAAAAGAATTAAATGAATTAAAAGAGATTTTAGGAAAAAAATATGAATGTGGGCTCTCTCTTTTTGAACTGTACTCTAAAAATAAAGATAAAAACAATATTGTAAAAGAATCTAAACTTAGAAATATTTTTTTAAAATATAAATATGATGAAGTAATGGATTCTCTAAGTAAATTGGAAAAATTATTACCATATGCCAAATATGGCAATGGTATTATGCAATTAAGAAAAAATTGGAAAGATTTAGCATACACTGATAAAGAAAAAATTGAAGAATTACTAGAACAACTGATTAAATTGAATAAAACCATTGAACATTTTGAAATACCTAACTACACCAAAAAAGAATATAATCATAAATTATTAGATGAAGTTTATAATTATATGCAAGATATTCAAAGGTTGATTGAACTGCTTAATGGTGGTAAACTAGAATGCCAAATTCTAGAAAATAAAATATCTAGTTTTGAAAGTCAATTGAAAATATTGGATAAGCTAATAATCCCCGACAACTCTCAAATTAATTATAATGAACTAAAACAGAATGAAACTTATTTAATAACATATGGTAAATATTCTAAACAATTATTTGTATCAAAATTTATATCGAAATTATTCAATTCAGAATTTAGGAGCTCCGAAAAAATAGTTAAGGAATTAGAAAATAAATCAAATATTGGCTTTAAGGAATTGTATAAAATTTACAAATCATTAGAATCATTGGATGACAATTTTAATATTCCTGAAAAATTAACCAGAACTACAATTGAAAATTGGAAAGAGGAAAAATTAAACGAATTATTAATTTGGAAAATATATTATAGGTTAAAACCGAAATTCGAGCTCCAAGAATTGCTAAACAATGAAACCGAAATTTTAAGAACCTTAAATAAATTAAAAAGTTTTGGAGAATTGCATACACAATATCAACAAAATTTAAAAGTGCTATCTGGATATTTCAACAATGTTGAAACATTGAGAAATAATCAAATGATGGAAATTTTAGAGTATGTTACTGATGAATTTGATGACATACGATATTATGACACATTGAAAGATGATTTAAAAAATAATGCAGAATTGATATTATTTGATTATTTGAGCAAATACGATAAGGATAATATTTTAAACACTTATTATTATATTTGGATTGACAATATAGAGAAAAATTCAAAAGTATTCAGGACTGTCAAAAAAATAGACAATTATGAAGATATTAAAAAGGAGTTAAATGAGTTATATTCTCAAAAATTCCAAGAAACAAAGAAACATTTAAACGCAGTACTAAAAAACATTGCACCATGTAAAGAAGCAAAAAACAAAATACCTTATGAAGCAAATAAAAAAAGAAGAAGAAAACCACTAAAAGAAATAATAGAACTATATGAAAATGATGTATTAGATATAATCCCAATATGGCTGACAACTCCCGATGTAGTTTCAGCAATATTCCCATTAAAAAAGGGATTATTTGATATTGTAATATACGATGAAGCTTCGCAAATGCCTATGGAATACGCCCTTCCATCACTATATAGGGCTAAAAGATTTGTAATTGCAGGGGACGAGAAACAATTGCCACCAACTGACTTTTTCAAGGCTTCCTTTGATGACGATGATGATGAAATTGAAGGTATAGATGAGCTCGAAGCAAAGTCATTGTTAGAGCTCTGTAAAACACGATGTCCAACGGCGTTATTGTCATACCACTATAGGGCAAAATATGAAGAGATTATAAACTTTTCAAATTATGCTTACTATAATGGTAAAATAGCAATTTCACCAAATAAACACAGAGGAAGACCATTTGAATTTATAAAAGTTAATGGTAGATGGGAAAATAGAAAAAACTATGTGGAAGCTAAAAAAGTTGTTGAAAAAGTCTATGAACTATTAAATGAAAACAGTGAAAAATCCATAGGAATAATTACCTTCAATTCTGAGCATAGGGATTTAATAATAGATGAACTGGAAAGAAAAGCATCAGAGGATGATGAATTTAGGATACTATATGAAAAATCCTTAAATCTTAAAAAAGACAATGAAGATATGAGTCTATTTGTTAGAAATATTGAAAATGTTCAGGGTGATGAAAGGGATATTATTATATTTTCAACGGCATACGCAAAAGACAAGGATGGTCGATTGAGGTATAATTTTGGACCATTAAGTAGAGTTGGTGGAGAAAATAGGCTAAATGTTGCAATAACGAGGGCAAAGGAAAAAGTGATAATAATTACATCAATTGAACCAGATGAATTAAAAGTTGAAAATTTAAAAAATGAAGGTCCAAAATTGCTAAAAAAATATATGCAGTATGTGAAATTTATATCTAATGGAGACTATGCAAACGCCGAAATAATATTGAATTCACTTTGCAATATTGAAAAATTAAATGAATTACAATTTGATAGCCCATTTGAAGAGGAAGTTTATGATGAATTAACAAAAAGAGGGCATACAGCCTACACTCAGGTTGGATGTTCAAAATACCGGATAGATTTAGCAATAAAACATCCAAAAGAGGATAAATACATATTAGGAATAGAGTGCGACGGTGCAACATACCACAGTTCAAGAAGTGCAAAAGAAAGAGATATGTATAGGCAGAAGTTCTTAGAAATGAAAGGCTGGAAAATCGTTAGAATATGGAGTAGGAATTGGTGGAAAAACAGGGAAAAAGAAATCCGTAGGATTGAAAATGAAATAAAATATACTTAA
- a CDS encoding topoisomerase DNA-binding C4 zinc finger domain-containing protein produces the protein MMDELFRILPSNIHFNVTELCKKTWNQNWEVPEGLISIVGLKNGKKPVFHYGVAGNCRKKFILKKGTSNNGNKFINARLYFEFDRNEIIGKEKYVVANGFNGLLLCIKISKEEFINTFKKTLLEEYNKNDEHTKEVLERMKDRNMFESIEESAQYIANRDYNWLIGRLKYKSKLFNYSGQGYWLLPLKTKMEITPGFIVNDNKIIIDLEDTTLFENYLIYVDTKNSIIRYNGERLCTTGFSVIDEIRKQIDDYTCPWCGGRLKMIKTKKGEFLGCSNYPGCLYRRFLNK, from the coding sequence ATGATGGACGAATTATTTAGAATTTTACCTAGCAATATACATTTTAATGTTACAGAGCTATGTAAAAAAACCTGGAATCAGAACTGGGAAGTACCAGAAGGGCTTATATCCATTGTAGGGCTTAAAAATGGTAAAAAACCTGTTTTCCACTATGGAGTAGCTGGAAACTGTAGGAAAAAATTCATATTAAAAAAAGGAACTTCAAACAACGGTAACAAATTCATCAACGCCAGGCTTTACTTTGAATTCGATAGAAATGAAATAATAGGAAAAGAAAAATACGTGGTTGCCAATGGATTCAATGGACTTTTATTATGTATTAAAATTAGCAAGGAAGAATTTATAAACACATTTAAAAAAACACTACTCGAAGAATACAATAAAAATGATGAACACACCAAAGAAGTTTTAGAAAGGATGAAAGATAGAAACATGTTTGAATCCATTGAAGAAAGTGCCCAGTATATTGCAAACAGAGATTACAACTGGTTAATTGGTAGATTAAAATATAAATCAAAACTATTCAACTATTCAGGGCAAGGGTATTGGTTACTTCCACTTAAAACCAAAATGGAAATCACACCCGGTTTTATAGTTAATGACAACAAAATAATAATAGATTTAGAAGATACTACACTATTTGAAAACTATTTGATATATGTAGATACCAAAAATAGTATTATCAGATATAATGGAGAGAGGCTGTGTACCACAGGTTTCTCAGTTATAGATGAAATAAGAAAGCAAATTGATGATTATACCTGTCCTTGGTGTGGTGGAAGATTAAAAATGATAAAAACCAAAAAAGGAGAATTCTTAGGATGTTCAAACTACCCTGGTTGCTTATATAGAAGATTTTTAAATAAATAA
- a CDS encoding thiamine pyrophosphate-binding protein: MKFYNAILDFFQEKNIKTVFSYPGEQILPLYNALNESSDIKNIMVRHEQAAAHAADGYSRITNYLGVCLATAGPGATNLTTGIATAYKDSSSVIYITGRCNRKYLDKNYFQEMPMDFLNIYKGYFIDSGDINYFEKAFSETLDSKKPIHLNIPADVLNSNLENYNISHRNSIHENIDGKDSTYQHIIKTKNINKPLLLIGQGIYGKLSYKEMLKINEILKNSTIPIATTYPARGVIDENNEKCLGLVGRRGTYLANNYLLECDAIFSIGASFSYNTIPESIRDRIFPKIIDLKVKINNINEINVLMEELNSLDYNVNETTSKELKIDDKAKNYKNIKLGDQNKVKGCEIEVLLDYSSKINEIIKNLPEDTIITTDAGNHTVFVSLLKKCVAPRNIISSHSMGTMGFGLPCAIGVKFGCLDYKIDREVVSINGDGGFQMNMQELATISENNLKILIIVMKNNRLNVFGDIKNPDFNKIADAYGIDNVYIENIEDIGENVKYYLKNSKPYLMVIECENEKLPKPVFLDV, translated from the coding sequence ATGAAATTTTACAATGCCATTTTGGATTTCTTCCAGGAAAAAAATATAAAAACAGTTTTTTCGTACCCTGGAGAACAAATTTTACCACTATACAATGCATTAAATGAGAGCTCCGACATAAAAAATATAATGGTTAGACACGAACAGGCCGCAGCTCATGCAGCGGATGGTTACAGTAGAATAACAAACTATTTAGGTGTTTGTCTAGCCACTGCAGGTCCGGGAGCTACCAATTTAACAACGGGAATAGCAACGGCATATAAAGATTCTTCATCGGTAATCTATATAACCGGAAGATGCAACCGCAAATATTTAGATAAAAATTACTTTCAAGAGATGCCGATGGATTTTTTGAATATATATAAAGGATACTTCATAGATTCTGGCGATATTAACTACTTTGAAAAGGCATTTTCCGAAACTCTGGATAGTAAAAAACCTATTCATTTAAACATTCCAGCGGATGTTTTAAATTCAAATTTGGAAAACTATAATATATCCCATAGAAACAGCATTCATGAAAATATTGATGGCAAGGATAGTACCTATCAGCATATAATAAAAACCAAAAACATTAATAAACCATTATTACTTATAGGTCAAGGTATTTATGGAAAGTTATCGTATAAAGAAATGTTAAAAATAAATGAAATACTAAAAAACAGTACCATCCCCATTGCAACAACTTATCCTGCAAGGGGCGTTATTGATGAAAATAATGAAAAATGCTTAGGATTGGTTGGAAGAAGAGGAACTTATTTAGCAAATAACTATCTTCTAGAATGTGATGCAATTTTCTCAATTGGAGCTAGTTTTTCATACAACACGATACCTGAAAGCATTAGGGATAGAATTTTTCCAAAGATAATTGATTTAAAGGTTAAAATCAACAATATAAATGAAATTAATGTTTTAATGGAAGAATTAAATAGTTTGGATTATAATGTTAATGAAACCACCTCTAAAGAGTTAAAAATAGATGATAAAGCAAAAAATTATAAAAACATAAAATTAGGAGACCAAAACAAAGTGAAAGGTTGTGAAATCGAGGTTTTACTCGATTATTCCTCAAAGATTAATGAAATAATTAAAAATCTACCTGAGGATACCATAATAACCACAGATGCTGGAAACCATACGGTTTTTGTATCTTTACTAAAAAAATGTGTAGCTCCGAGAAATATCATCTCATCCCATTCTATGGGAACCATGGGATTTGGACTTCCATGTGCCATTGGAGTTAAATTTGGATGTTTAGATTACAAAATTGATAGAGAAGTAGTCTCAATAAATGGTGATGGCGGATTCCAGATGAATATGCAGGAATTAGCCACGATTTCAGAAAATAACTTAAAAATACTTATTATAGTTATGAAAAACAATCGATTAAACGTTTTTGGAGATATAAAAAATCCGGATTTCAATAAAATAGCAGATGCTTATGGGATCGATAATGTCTATATTGAGAATATCGAAGATATTGGGGAAAACGTTAAATACTATCTGAAAAATTCCAAACCTTATTTAATGGTTATTGAATGTGAAAACGAAAAATTGCCTAAACCAGTATTTTTAGATGTCTAA
- the hypF gene encoding carbamoyltransferase HypF — translation MAIKNIIIKGIVQGVGFRPFVYRIAQENRLKGYVKNMGNYVEIVVEGDENSIKSFLNDLKNKKPPLSQINEIKIKDIGHDLVGTYDNFSIEKSEKSPEDEEGTIPPDIAICDDCLKEMMDKNDVRCKYPFIACTNCGPRFTVIEKLPYDRENTSMKEFPLCDDCLKEYENPMDRRFHAQATCCPKCGPKVFLTDKEGNILFEEDNSINNHTNLSDSLVSHSIRNCTNPSDSLVSHSIRNCTNPSDSLVSHSIRNCTNPSDSLVSHSIRNCTNPSDSLVSHSIRNAVKLLEEGNILAVKGIGGTHLVCAADNDEVVLKLRKRLNRPSQPFAVMSKPEYLEQYAKVDEMELNTLKSPKRPIVVLEKNENYDKYFSKYVSDLNTIGVMLPYSGLHYLLFEDTEKISYIMTSANLPGLPMAIKNEEILKSLNSIADYFLLHNREIVNRCDDSVLKKINNRMVFLRRSRGYAPEPVSVNNNLLIKNNEKNILAVGPELNSVACLVKKNKFYLTQYIGNTSKYETFQYLKDAVNNLISITNTNKIDTIVCDLHPTYNSTKLAYELGEKYGVEVFRAQHHESHAYSLMGDNDIFEDNITIAIDGLGYGRDGNIWGGELLLYKDNKMKRIGHLEEQYQPGGDLATKYPLRMLLSILYKKLDKEELIKFMKECNFSDKDLKLILFQLDKKLNVSKTTSCGRILDSISALLSVCHEKTYDGEPAIRLESVAENFISSSKNELKKCMDTVENDIKIKNNVLNTTDLVYNCYEMFLEGFNREYIGYYIHMALADGLSKIAIKNADSLGIEYIGLTGGVSYNKLISERIKDNIEKEGFKFLYHSRIPNGDGGISFGQSIGYILNNSDFI, via the coding sequence ATGGCCATTAAAAACATAATCATAAAGGGCATAGTTCAAGGAGTGGGATTCAGGCCTTTTGTTTACAGAATAGCCCAAGAAAACCGTTTAAAAGGATACGTTAAAAATATGGGAAATTACGTTGAAATAGTTGTCGAGGGGGATGAAAACAGCATAAAAAGTTTTTTAAATGATTTAAAAAACAAAAAACCCCCACTATCTCAAATTAATGAAATAAAAATAAAGGATATTGGGCATGATTTGGTAGGCACTTACGATAATTTTAGTATTGAAAAAAGTGAAAAATCACCAGAAGATGAAGAGGGAACAATACCTCCAGATATAGCAATCTGTGACGACTGTTTAAAGGAAATGATGGATAAAAACGACGTTAGATGCAAATATCCATTTATAGCCTGCACAAACTGCGGTCCAAGATTTACAGTTATTGAAAAACTCCCATACGATAGAGAAAATACATCAATGAAAGAATTCCCATTGTGCGACGACTGTTTAAAAGAATACGAAAACCCGATGGATAGGCGATTCCATGCCCAGGCTACATGCTGTCCAAAATGCGGCCCCAAGGTATTTTTAACAGATAAAGAAGGAAATATTTTATTCGAAGAAGATAATTCGATAAACAACCATACTAATCTTTCAGATTCGCTGGTTTCTCATTCCATTCGAAACTGTACGAATCCTTCGGATTCGCTGGTTTCTCACTCCATTCGAAACTGTACGAATCCTTCGGATTCGCTGGTTTCTCATTCCATTCGAAACTGTACGAATCCTTCGGATTCGCTGGTTTCTCACTCCATTCGAAACTGTACGAATCCTTCGGATTCGCTGGTTTCTCATTCCATTCGAAATGCGGTGAAACTTTTGGAAGAAGGAAATATATTGGCGGTTAAAGGAATTGGAGGTACCCACTTAGTATGTGCTGCCGATAATGACGAAGTAGTTTTAAAGCTAAGGAAAAGATTAAATAGGCCGTCCCAGCCATTTGCCGTAATGAGCAAGCCTGAATATTTGGAACAGTATGCAAAAGTCGATGAAATGGAACTAAACACATTAAAATCTCCTAAACGACCAATTGTAGTTTTAGAAAAAAACGAAAACTACGATAAATATTTTTCAAAGTATGTCTCAGATTTAAATACCATTGGTGTCATGCTGCCTTATTCAGGTTTACATTACCTCCTGTTTGAGGATACCGAAAAAATAAGCTATATTATGACTTCTGCAAACTTGCCTGGCTTGCCGATGGCCATAAAAAACGAAGAAATTTTAAAAAGCCTAAATAGTATTGCAGATTACTTTCTTTTGCACAATAGAGAGATAGTGAATAGATGTGACGACAGCGTTTTAAAAAAGATAAACAATAGGATGGTTTTTTTAAGGAGGTCAAGAGGGTATGCTCCAGAACCTGTGAGTGTAAACAACAACTTATTGATTAAAAATAATGAGAAAAATATTTTAGCAGTAGGTCCTGAATTAAACTCTGTAGCATGCCTTGTTAAAAAGAATAAGTTCTATTTAACTCAATACATAGGTAATACTTCAAAATACGAAACTTTTCAATATTTAAAGGATGCTGTGAACAATTTGATTAGCATAACCAACACAAATAAAATAGACACCATTGTATGCGATTTACATCCCACATATAACTCAACTAAACTTGCATATGAATTGGGGGAAAAATATGGTGTAGAGGTTTTCCGAGCTCAGCACCACGAAAGTCATGCCTATTCTTTAATGGGTGACAACGACATATTTGAGGACAATATAACAATAGCAATTGATGGATTGGGCTATGGAAGGGATGGGAATATTTGGGGTGGAGAGCTCCTACTTTATAAAGACAATAAAATGAAAAGAATAGGGCATCTGGAAGAGCAGTACCAACCTGGCGGAGATCTTGCAACAAAGTATCCATTAAGGATGCTTTTATCCATATTGTATAAAAAATTGGATAAAGAAGAATTAATCAAATTCATGAAAGAATGCAACTTCAGCGATAAGGATTTAAAGCTTATTTTATTTCAGCTGGATAAAAAACTAAACGTCAGTAAAACAACATCCTGTGGAAGAATACTTGACTCAATTTCTGCATTATTATCAGTATGTCATGAAAAAACTTACGATGGTGAGCCCGCCATTAGACTGGAATCTGTTGCCGAGAATTTTATATCCAGTTCAAAGAACGAGCTTAAAAAATGTATGGATACTGTAGAAAACGACATAAAAATAAAAAATAATGTTTTAAATACAACTGATTTAGTTTATAACTGCTATGAGATGTTTTTAGAAGGATTTAACCGCGAATACATTGGATACTATATTCATATGGCATTAGCCGATGGTTTATCTAAAATAGCCATAAAAAATGCAGATAGCCTTGGAATTGAGTATATAGGACTAACTGGCGGAGTTTCCTACAATAAATTAATTTCTGAAAGAATAAAAGACAACATTGAAAAAGAAGGATTTAAGTTCTTGTACCACAGCAGAATTCCAAACGGTGACGGAGGAATAAGTTTTGGGCAAAGTATTGGATATATTTTGAATAATTCGGATTTCATTTAA
- a CDS encoding DUF2117 family protein produces MKIGVVIHGPEIIDSGYASKILKLLEEFSETTYLKVKLGGTMGRVAVIDNNLENIIDISEKMVPSQCLKKLSDNDILILMNYGKSKETGHTFGKIVVSRANVDKPIIQIERPGEKDGTILIWDNNATNSDKLNNLINYLSEKLNLKVESCISEGLNTWKDGNKTFRKVHGVDKNETIMLNGIIIGKALENNITIVEEDGKIVDIINGEVKWHGVEKLGKINLEKAIIKTGILRRHPPNIKKNKKEMKITKKNENDKKGGEVIIINHAGEDVLEYIKNKTNPIVITIGDDTTTICGDILARFGIKIIGITDGDRDDILKDPIITEGSNIFLIKNWKDDDVGKILGKKLKNKNLTYDDTLYRIKEILNKNKIDYCINKY; encoded by the coding sequence ATGAAAATAGGCGTAGTAATTCATGGACCGGAAATTATAGATAGCGGTTATGCTTCCAAGATTTTAAAACTTCTGGAAGAATTCAGTGAAACCACATATTTAAAGGTTAAACTAGGGGGTACGATGGGAAGGGTGGCGGTTATCGATAACAATTTAGAAAATATTATAGATATATCTGAAAAAATGGTGCCATCCCAGTGTTTAAAAAAACTAAGCGATAACGATATTTTAATTTTAATGAACTATGGTAAATCAAAGGAAACTGGACATACCTTTGGAAAAATAGTTGTAAGCAGGGCGAATGTTGATAAACCAATAATACAGATAGAAAGACCCGGTGAAAAAGACGGAACAATTTTAATATGGGATAATAATGCTACTAACTCAGATAAACTAAATAATTTAATAAATTACCTATCTGAAAAATTAAATTTAAAAGTTGAAAGTTGCATAAGTGAAGGACTAAATACATGGAAAGATGGCAATAAAACATTTAGGAAAGTTCATGGGGTAGATAAAAACGAAACGATTATGCTAAATGGAATAATAATTGGAAAAGCCCTTGAAAATAACATAACCATAGTCGAAGAAGACGGAAAAATAGTGGATATAATAAATGGGGAAGTTAAATGGCATGGTGTTGAGAAACTCGGTAAAATCAATTTAGAAAAAGCCATTATAAAGACTGGAATTTTAAGAAGACATCCTCCGAATATTAAGAAAAATAAAAAAGAAATGAAAATAACAAAGAAAAATGAAAACGATAAAAAGGGGGGAGAAGTTATCATCATAAATCATGCTGGAGAAGACGTGCTAGAGTATATAAAAAATAAAACCAACCCCATAGTTATAACAATAGGGGACGATACAACAACAATTTGTGGAGACATTTTAGCTAGATTTGGGATAAAAATAATAGGAATCACAGACGGAGATAGGGACGATATTTTAAAAGATCCAATAATTACGGAAGGTTCGAATATCTTTTTAATAAAAAACTGGAAAGATGACGACGTTGGAAAGATATTGGGGAAAAAACTGAAAAATAAAAACTTAACCTATGATGATACATTATATCGTATAAAAGAGATTCTAAATAAAAATAAAATTGATTATTGTATTAATAAATATTAA